Proteins from a single region of Bos javanicus breed banteng chromosome 7, ARS-OSU_banteng_1.0, whole genome shotgun sequence:
- the GPRIN1 gene encoding G protein-regulated inducer of neurite outgrowth 1, whose protein sequence is MRDCCPSQQKAIPTHPRLTPAQSPSMDSRHSSPSGAGEGASCSEDPGRSVAYPSMTHIPSQEAATKETLGTQGALISGTPETTFSGRPEPVSSMKTDPSPSENRNPMFLENMDSKSSKQVDSVSIGKEDAGSLRKADPMLTGKTEPAIVGKGDSVASGRKDPVTPGKEDPGSLGKVDPQCSNKMDTVSLRKEEPGSLGKVDPVFPRKEEPRYSGKDLRVSSEEVGPAFAEKTDFVALEKRDPELSANADPVSLEMLTPGSPDKIMPGTVALGPSGRVDPTHLGMTDPASMVNAEIMSSTKEDPQFLGKMDPASSGKQGSTSVGMTKTMSTGQVEPTSLKNMDPVSSAEVGSVSLEKVDPVSSGKPEPLSPVQAELMLVGKTETASSRKEDLVSSRKGIPISVGNTKTSPPGKVNPESSGKIDSASSGPMGPPSSEKAEAVTRGKADPLSSEKTGPLAPGKVGPPALGKADPPTSGKMDPMIKGKPEAVLPGDIDSESTGKVTPTSLGKTVRASSGKAEAVPEGKVDALPLEKGNPMNSTKVDPRASGKAESKSERKAETTPSGQEGTSSAGKVEAKFPNEKPLAPEKPDPGSSESAGSIASGKVAPVALDKTDSVPPRKGEPPSLGKGDSLTLEKASSRQADGKPCDSAPPPADGGGRVEPASLPSSEASSLVRKDPAAARAERSPGPEEVAPPPPGPRTRDNFTKVPSWEASAPPPREDAGTQAGSQACVSVAVSPMSPQDGAGGPAFSFQGAPRAPSPAPGPPSRRDAGLQVSLGAAETRSVATGPMTPQAAAPPAFPEVRVRPGSALAAAAAPPEAVEPVRDVSWDEKGMTWEVYGAAMEVEVLGMAIQKHLERQIEEHGRQGAPAPPPPAARPGPGRAGSVRTAPPEGAAKRPPGLFRALLQSVRRPRCCSRAGPTAE, encoded by the coding sequence ATGAGGGACTGCTGCCCCTCCCAGCAAAAGGCCATCCCTACACACCCAAGGCTCACCCCTGCCCAAAGCCCAAGCATGGACTCTAGACACAGCAGCCCcagtggggctggggaaggggcgtCCTGCTCTGAGGACCCTGGCAGGAGTGTGGCCTACCCCTCCATGACCCACATCCCTTCCCAAGAGGCAGCCACCAAGGAGACATTAGGGACACAAGGAGCCTTGATCTCAGGAACACCAGAAACCACCTTCTCTGGGAGGCCAGAGCCTGTGTCCTCAATGAAAACTGATCCTTCACCCTCAGAGAACAGAAATCCGATGTTCTTAGAGAATATGGATTCCAAGTCTTCAAAACAGGTAGATTCTGTTTCCATAGGAAAGGAAGATGCTGGGTCCTTGAGGAAGGCAGATCCTATGTTGACAGGAAAGACAGAGCCTGCAATCGTAGGGAAAGGGGATTCTGTGGCTTCTGGAAGGAAGGATCCTGTGACCCCAGGAAAAGAGGATCCTGGATCCTTGGGAAAGGTGGATCCTCAGTGCTCCAACAAGATGGATACAGTGTCCCtaaggaaggaggagcctggatcCTTGGGCAAAGTGGATCCTGTATTCCCAAGAAAGGAGGAGCCCAGGTATTCAGGAAAAGACCTTCGAGTGTCCTCAGAAGAGGTGGGGCCTGCATTTGCAGAAAAGACAGATTTTGTAGCTTTGGAAAAGAGAGATCCCGAGCTCTCAGCAAACGCGGATCCTGTGTCCTTGGAAATGCTGACTCCAGGGTCACCAGACAAAATCATGCCTGGAACAGTGGCTCTGGGGCCATCAGGAAGGGTGGATCCTACTCACTTGGGGATGACAGATCCTGCATCTATGGTAAATGCAGAAATTATGTCCTCCACAAAAGAGGACCCTCAGTTCCTAGGAAAGATGGACCCTGCCTCCTCAGGAAAGCAAGGCTCCACGTCTGTGGGAATGACAAAAACCATGTCCACTGGACAGGTGGAGCCCACGTCTTTGAAAAATATGGACCCCGTGTCTTCAGCCGAAgtgggttctgtttctctggaaaaagtgGATCCTGTGTCCTCAGGAAAGCCAGAGCCCTTGTCTCCTGTGCAGGCAGAACTGATGTTAGTGGGAAAGACAGAAACTGCATCCTCAAGAAAGGAGGACCTAGTGTCCTCCAGAAAGGGGATTCCCATTTCTGTGGGAAATACAAAAACATCACCTCCTGGAAAAGTAAATCCTGAATCATCAGGAAAGATAGACTCTGCGTCCTCTGGTCCCATGGGTCCTCCTTCCTCTGAAAAAGCTGAGGCAGTGACTAGGGGGAAAGCAGACCCATTGTCCTCGGAAAAGACAGGTCCCCTGGCCCCTGGAAAGGTGGGTCCCCCAGCCTTGGGGAAGGCTGATCCCCCCACCTCAGGGAAAATGGACCCTATGATCAAGGGGAAGCCAGAAGCTGTTCTCCCCGGAGACATAGACTCCGAGTCCACAGGAAAGGTGACCCCCACGAGCCTAGGAAAAACAGTCCGGGCATCCTCGGGAAAGGCAGAAGCTGTCCCAGAGGGAAAGGTGGATGCTCTGCCCCTCGAGAAGGGCAATCCTATGAACTCCACGAAGGTGGATCCCAGGGCCTCCGGGAAAGCAGAATCCAAGTCCGAGCGCAAAGCGGAAACCACACCCTCTGGGCAGGAGGGCACCTCCTCAGCAGGGAAAGTAGAGGCTAAATTTCCAAATGAGAAGCCACTGGCCCCAGAGAAGCCGGATCCTGGATCCTCAGAATCAGCAGGCTCTATTGCCTCTGGGAAGGTGGCGCCTGTAGCCCTGGACAAGACTGACTCGGTGCCCCCAAGAAAGGGGgagcccccatccctggggaAGGGGGACAGCCTGACTCTGGAGAAGGCCTCCTCCAGGCAGGCAGATGGCAAACCCTGTGACTCCGCTCCTCCTCCCGCAGACGGCGGGGGCCGCGTGGAGCCAGCGTCACTGCCGAGCTCCGAAGCCTCCAGCCTCGTCCGGAAGGACCCGGCGGCTGCCAGGGCCGAGAGAAGCCCCGGCCCGGAGGAGgtggcgccgccgccgcccgggccGCGGACTCGCGACAACTTTACCAAGGTGCCGTCGTGGGAGGCGAGCGCCCCGCCGCCACGCGAGGACGCGGGCACGCAGGCGGGCTCGCAGGCCTGCGTGTCGGTGGCCGTGAGCCCCATGTCTCCGCAGGACGGCGCGGGCGGCCCGGCCTTCAGCTTCCAGGGGGCGCCGCGCGCGCCCAGCCCCGCGCCCGGGCCGCCCTCTCGCCGGGACGCGGGCCTGCAAGTGTCCCTGGGCGCCGCCGAGACGCGCTCCGTGGCCACCGGGCCCATGACGCCGCAGGCCGCCGCGCCGCCCGCCTTCCCCGAAGTGCGGGTGCGGCCAGGCTCCGCGCTGGCGGCCGCCGCGGCGCCCCCCGAGGCGGTCGAGCCGGTGCGCGACGTGAGCTGGGACGAAAAGGGTATGACGTGGGAAGTGTACGGCGCCGCCATGGAGGTGGAGGTGCTGGGCATGGCCATCCAGAAGCATCTGGAGCGACAGATCGAGGAGCACGGTCGCCAGGGGGCGCCCGCGCCGCCACCCCCCGCTGCGCGCCCGGGCCCCGGCCGCGCGGGCTCTGTCCGCACCGCGCCCCCTGAGGGAGCCGCCAAGCGCCCGCCGGGCCTCTTCCGCGCACTGCTGCAGAGTGTGCGGCGCCCGCGATGCTGCTCGCGGGCCGGGCCCACGGCCGAGTGA
- the CDHR2 gene encoding cadherin-related family member 2, with the protein MVPKSADCATAGPRRCPPGPSTHPLPPGPLLGVQVPPDMMGWPWLSCLLFPALVVSVAANTAPMFAPNMSTVSLPEDLPVGAEAFWLVAQDQDNDELKYGISGSNAYFFNVTSNTGEVKLASPLDYETLYWFAITISVSDSYNNQVQREMQVIVEDRNDNAPVFQSISFSANVSETLPVGSLVLSVQATDKDTGSAGAVVYSIEKVIPATEGSEYLFRILPNGSIILNGSLDYNSKSSFYQLELKACDSGGLYNNHTVIQCSSSVFVSISVIDKPDLDPQFVREFYSASVAEDTPQGTSVLKVEAMDGDRGINDPVIYSISNSTRPGWFDIGKQDGVITVNSPLDREQLLEEDEEVQVQVTATETHPNIHGQEAKASIWVTLRVTDVNDHVPEFYNCSLQDCAFTPNETQVNFTGYVDEHASTRIPIEDLTMVVYDPDKGSNGTFLLTLGGPDAEAFSVSPQRAAGSVDVQVLVREPSLVDYERQSVMLVQVTATDSVSGNASVASVTIHLRDTNDHRPTFPSSMYNLSVFEHSPVGYVVTDSIRASDPDTGEGGRVTYSLLPGNGADIFAVDPDSGKVTVRNSELLDREKQAVYYLTLQATDGGNLSSSTTLQIHVLDINDNSPVVSGSYNIFVQEEEGNVSVTIQAHDNDQPDTNNSLLHFSLLPSPFSHNFSVDPDKGILRNLGPLDREAIDPALGGRIVLSVNVSDSGEPALWTTVGVTITVEDINDNLPIFNQSRYSFSVRERDPGVQVGMVEAWDADQTEANNRISFSLSGSGANNFMIQGSVLGSGQAVGRLSLPSDVSLDYETQASFSLIVSAGNADAQGRETTAEVLVTVEDVNDVPPTLDSASLQGIRVAENGSQHGILVNVVAQDRDTMSQVEVQLVNVICTKAGVDVGSLCHGWFSVLANGSVIINQSEAIDYEACDLVTLVVRAYDLTTDPRFQAYSDNGSLPITIEDVNDNAPYFLPEDKTFVIIPELVMPNQQVASVRARDDDSGNNAAILFSIFQVDFIAKDGAVIPFQGFFRVSTSSEASVFTGNIDLVTSLDSTLQGTYQVTVKAQDSPSEGPAQEARITLNLFTVDQSYRVRLQFSLNKEEVGANSEKIKEALAQATRTTVYIVNIQDIDSQVRARGRSYLDAYFVFSNGSALTLDQLSMMIRNDQDSLTQLLQLGLVVLGSQDNQESESQDTLRNVTIGLGVALLLAIVIFSTIIMCTQKSYQRKLRAMKAAKEARKTAVGVMPPGSAIPGTNMYNTERANPMLNLPAKDLGFESHSSSSDLDHISVNSLDDNSVDLENSTQEIKARWGMSWYLGFLT; encoded by the exons GTGCCGAGGCTTTCTGGTTGGTAGCTCAGGACCAAGACAATGACGAGCTGAAATATGGGATTAGTGGCTCCAATGCCTACTTCTTTAATGTCACCTCAAATACTGGGGAAGTGAAGCTGGCCAGCCCTCTGGACTATGAG ACGCTCTACTGGTTCGCCATCACCATCTCCGTGAGCGACAGTTACAACAACCAA GTGCAGAGGGAAATGCAGGTGATCGtagaggacagaaatgacaaTGCGCCTGTTTTCCAGAGCATAAGCTTCTCTGCCAACGTCAGCGAG ACCTTGCCGGTGGGCTCCCTGGTGTTATCTGTGCAGGCCACGGACAAAGACACAGGCTCGGCCGGCGCGGTGGTATACTCCATAGAAAAG GTCATTCCTGCCACGGAAGGCAGTGAGTACCTCTTCAGGATCCTACCCAATGGTTCCATCATCCTCAATGGCAGCCTCGACTACAACAGCAAGAGTTCCTTCTATCAGCTGGAGCTGAAGGCCTGT GACTCGGGCGGCCTGTACAACAATCACACCGTCATCCAGTGCTCCTCATCTGTCTTCGTGTCCATCTCTGTAATCGACAAGCCAGACCTGGACCCCCAGTTTGTTAGGGAGTTTTACTCAGCCTCCGTGGCTGAGGATACACCCCAG GGAACCTCGGTGCTGAAGGTGGAGGCCATGGATGGTGACAGAGGCATCAATGACCCTGTGATCTACAGCATCTCCA ATTCCACAAGGCCTGGCTGGTTTGATATTGGCAAGCAAGATGGGGTGATCACAGTCAACAGTCCCCTGGACAGAGAGCAACTGCTAGAGGAGGATGAGGAAGTGCAAGTGCAGGTCACG GCTACCGAGACGCACCCCAACATCCACGGGCAGGAGGCCAAGGCGAGCATATGGGTCACGCTGAGAGTGACAGACGTCAATGACCACGTACCTGAGTTTTACAACTGCAGCCTCCAAGACTGCGCATTCACTCCCAACGAGACTCAAGTCAACTTCACTGGCTACGTGGATGAGCACGCCTCCACGCGCATCCCCATTGAGGACCTCACCATGGTGGTCTACGACCCAGACAAG GGCAGCAACGGCACCTTCCTGCTGACCTTGGGGGGCCCGGATGCCGAAGCCTTCAGCGTCTCCCCGCAGCGGGCAGCGGGCTCAGTGGATGTGCAGGTGCTGGTGAGGGAGCCGTCGCTGGTGGACTACGAGAGGCAGTCCGTGATGCTGGTGCAG GTCACAGCCACTGACTCTGTCAGCGGGAACGCCTCTGTCGCCTCGGTGACCATCCACCTTCGAGACACCAATGACCACAGGCCCACGTTCCCCAGCAGCATGTACAACCTCAGCGTCTTTGAGCACAGTCCTGTCGGCTATGTGGTCACCGACAGCATCCGC GCCTCCGATCCCGACACAGGAGAGGGGGGCCGCGTCACCTACAGCCTGCTTCCAGGGAACGG GGCGGACATCTTTGCAGTGGATCCAGACTCGGGGAAGGTGACGGTGAGAAACAGCGAGCTGCTGGACCGGGAGAAGCAGGCTGTGTACTACCTCACGCTGCAGGCCACGGACGGTGGGAACCTGTCGTCCTCGACCACGCTACAGATCCATGTGCTAGACATCAATGATAACAGTCCCGTGGTCAGCGGCTCCTACAACATCTTTgtccaggaggaggagggaaatgtCTCCGTGACCATCCAG GCTCACGACAATGACCAGCCAGACACCAACAACAGCCTGCTGCACTTCAGCCTCCTGCCCAGCCCCTTCAGCCACAACTTCTCAGTGGACCCCGACAAAGGCATTCTCAGAAACCTGGGGCCCTTGGACCGAGAGGCCATCGACCCTGCTCTGGGGGGCCGCATCGTGCTGAGCGTGAACGTGTCTGACTCTGGCGAACCTGCCCTCTGGACTACAGTCGGTGTCACCATCACCGTGGAG GACATCAATGATAATCTGCCCATCTTCAACCAGTCCAGATATTCCTTCTCAGTGAGGGAGAGAGACCCAG GAGTGCAGGTGGGCATGGTGGAGGCCTGGGATGCAGACCAAACGGAAGCCAACAATCGTATCAGCTTCAGCCTGTCAGGGAGCGGCGCCAACAACTTCATGATCCAAGGCTCAGTGCTGGGGTCTGGGCAGGCAGTGGGCCGCCTCTCGTTGCCCTCGGATGTGAGCCTGGACTACGAGACACAGGCCTCCTTCAGTCTGATCGTGAGTGCTGGGAATGCGGACGCCCAGGGGCGTGAGACTACAGCAGAAGTCCTTGTAACTGTGGAGGACGTGAATGACGTGCCACCCACCCTGGACTCAGCCTCGCTCCAGGGCATCCGGGTGGCCGAGAATGGCTCGCAGCACGGCATTCTGGTCAACGTGGTGGCCCAGGACAGGGATACCATGTCCCAGGTGGAGGTACAGCTCGTGAATGTCATCTGCACCAAGGCTGGAGTTGACGTGGGCAGCCTGTGCCACGGCTGGTTCTCTGTGCTGGCCAACGGCTCGGTGATCATCAACCAGAGCGAGGCCATCGACTATGAGGCCTGTGACTTGGTCACGCTGGTCGTGCGGGCCTATGACCTCACAACAGACCCCCGCTTCCAGGCCTACAGTGACAATG GAAGCCTCCCCATCACCATCGAGGATGTGAATGACAACGCGCCTTATTTTCTGCCTGAGGATAAGACTTTTG TGATCATCCCAGAACTCGTCATGCCCAACCAGCAGGTGGCGTCCGTCCGG GCCAGAGATGACGACTCAGGGAACAACGCAGCCATCCTGTTCTCCATCTTTCAAGTGGATTTCATCGCTAAGGATGGGGCCGTGATCCCTTTTCAGGGCTTCTTCCGGGTCTCCACTTCCTCGGAGGCCAGCGTGTTCACTGGCAACATTGA CCTGGTGACCAGCCTTGATTCCACTCTCCAAGGCACCTACCAAGTGACGGTCAAGGCCCAAGACAGCCCTTCTGAGGGTCCTGCCCAGGAAGCCAGAATCACCCTAAAC CTCTTTACCGTGGACCAGAGTTACCGCGTGAGGCTGCAGTTCTCACTGAACAAGGAGGAGGTGGGCGCCAACTCGGAAAAGATTAAGGA GGCTCTTGCTCAGGCAACCAGGACTACTGTCTACATTGTGAACATTCAGGACATAGACTCCCAGGTTCG GGCCCGAGGACGTTCCTATCTTGATGCCTATTTTGTCTTCTCAAATGGGTCAGCCTTGACCCTTGACCAGCTGAGTAT GATGATCCGGAATGACCAGGACTCCCTGACGCAGCTGCTGCAGCTGGGGCTGGTGGTACTG GGCTCCCAGGACAACCAAGAGTCAGAGTCACAGGACACACTCCGCAACGTCACCATAGGACTGGGAGTGGCTTTGCTGCTGGCCATTGTGATCTTTAGCACAATCATCATGTGTACCCAGAAGAG CTACCAGCGGAAGCTTCGGGCTATGAAAGCTGCCAAGGAGGCCCGGAAGACAGCGGTGGGGGTGATGcccccaggctctgccatccctgggactaATATGTACAACACTGAGAG GGCCAATCCCATGCTGAACCTCCCCGCCAAGGACCTGGGCTTTGAGTCCCATTCTTCCTCCAGCGACTTGGACCACATCAG CGTCAACTCCCTGGATGACAATTCTGTGGATCTGGAAAACAGCACGCAGGAAATCAAGGCAAGATGGGGGATGAGTTGGTACCTGGGGTTTCTGACTTAG